The window GTGGAACCTACAGCACGCAATTCAAATTTATTACCAGTAAAGGCAAATGGTGAGGTACGGTTACGGTCTGTGTTGTCCAGAATAACTTCCGGAATTTTTCCAACTACATTTAATTTAAGATCGGTCTTTTCCTCTGGGCTTAGTTTGCCGTCGGTAACTTTTTCTAGTTCGTCAAGAACTTTAGTCAATTGGGAGCCGATGAATACAGAGATAATCGCAGGTGGTGCTTCATTTGCACCTAGACGGTGATCGTTAGATGCACTTGCGATGGTGGCTCTCAATAATTCTTCATGATCGTGAACCGCCTTTATCGTATTAATAAAGAAAGTCAGGAATTGAAGGTTCTTCATAGGTGTGCTACCTGGACTTAATAGATTAACACCTGTGTTTGTAGATAAGGACCAGTTATTATGTTTTCCACTTCCATTAATACCTGCAAATGGCTTCTCGTGGAACAATACTTTAAAGTGGTGTCTAGATGCAACCTTGCGCATCACGTCCATCAACAAACTATTGTGGTCTACTGCTAGATTAGCTTCTTCAAAAATAGGAGCCAATTCAAACTGATTCGGCGCTACCTCGTTATGTCTTGTTTTTACTGGAATACCTAAAAGCATGCATTCGGTCTCCATATCTCGCATAAAATTCAATACCCTTGATGGAATTGCACCAAAGTAATGGTCGTCGAGCTGTTGTCCTTTCGCGGAAGCGTGACCCAGTAACGTACGTCCAGAAAGGTCTAAATCAGGTCTGGAGGAAGCCAAGGCACTATCGATCAAGAAATATTCTTGTTCCCATCCTAATGTTGCGATGGTTTTATTAACGTTTTTATCAAAATATTTACAGACAGCGGTAGCTGCTTGATCTATCGATTGTAGCGATCTCAATAAAGGCGTTTTATAATCTAATGCCTCACCTGTATAAGCTACAAATACCGTAGGAATACACAATGTTGTTCCCATGATAAATGCTGGAGATGTTGGATCCCAAGCAGTATACCCACGTGCTTCAAAGGTATTTCTAATCCCACCGTTAGGGAAGGAGGAGGCATCTGGTTCTTGTTGTACTAGTTGTCCTCCACCAAATTTTTCCATCACCTCACCATCGGGTTCCAATTCAAAAAATGCATCATGCTTCTCTGCAGTAGAACCAGTTAAAGGTTGGAACCAGTGTGTGTAGTGTGTTGCTCCATTTTGAATGGACCATTCCTTCATTCCTGTAGAGATGTGATCTGCAATTTCACGGTCGATTTTAGCACCATTCTCCATGGCTGCCATCACGCTTTTATAAGCTTGCTTTGTCAAATGTTGACGCATTGCAGCTTTATTGAATACGTGCTTACCAAATATTTCACTTCGTCTCGCAGGTTCTTTGACGACAACGGGTTGACGATTAAGTGTTTCTTTAATTGCTTGAAATCTAAGTGTGGACATGGGTATATTTTAAATTGATGCTGCAAAAATATTAAAATAATGGTATGACCCTGCAATTAATAAGGGTTAATCATAAAAAATTAAGATTTAATTTTAAACTACCCTATAATTTATAGGGTGCTAAAAGCAAAGTATAGGAATAATCCGTAGGAAATGAGTAGAAACAACCCCTTAAACCTAGAAATAATATATTTCTTAGGTAAATAGGCTAACGGCAGCAGAATTAATGCAAAACCTACCATCCACCATATGTCGTTATTAAGAAGTCGTAAATTATCTCCATCCAGGTAAATAGGCTCAATTAAGGCGGTGATACCTAAAACAGAGCCTAAATTAAATATATTACTACCCACTAGATTTCCTAAGGATATGGCTTTTTCCTTCTTTAGTGCAGCAATGACGGATGCGGCCAATTCTGGAACGCTGGTCCCTACAGCCACCATAGATACGGCGATCACACTTTCAGGAATAGCTAATTGTGTTGCGATTTGAACCGCACCTTTGACCAGCCATTCTGATCCCAGCCATAAAGCGATGCCTCCTAAAATTAGAAAAACGATGATTTTCCACCAGGGACTAGAGGTGCCATCCTCGTTCACATCAATATCGACGGTTACCGCTGCAGGCTCTTTGCGAGCTTTACGTATAAGGGCTGCTAGGAATACCGCAAGTAGAGCTAGCAATAACAAGCCTTCCCATCTTAAAAGATCGTTACCCCATTTCAATAAGCCGTAACCTAGAAAACTAAAAAAGACCATCCATGGCCAGTTGAATTTAAAAAAGTCTTTTTCCATGCCTAGTGGAGCAATCAATGCTGTAACGCCTAGTACGATTCCAATATTAGCAATGTTTGACCCCACGACATTTCCTACCGCAAGACCAGAAAACCCAGAAAGAGCCCCTTGAATACTTACGATGAGCTCAGGAGCGCTAGTGGCAAAAGAAACCACAGTAAGCCCGATGATCATCCTAGAAAGATTCAGCTTTAGAGAAAGCCCCACTGAGGAACGAACTAAAAACTCACCTCCAGCCACTAATAAAATAAACCCTAATAAAAGATATAAAATACTCATTTAGTAATCTCTAACGTCAGTCATTATAAAATCCTCAAGCTTCTCATCACCATCAGTATGTAATACACTTACATCGCCAGTAGTTTCAAGTACTACGGCACGAACTTCGCTTAACCGTATGACATTGGCTTCCCGTAATTTGCCTCTCAATTCATCTTTGGTAACCTTAGTTTTTTCTAGATTTTCTTCTAAGATTTTTCCATCCCGCATTAACAAAATAGGGGAATTGTCCATTAAATTTTGTCCGGTGTCGCTTTTGAACATCAGTACGGTTACAAGATAATTAATAAGGTATAGTAAGCCAATTAGCAATGCTCCTACAAATAAGGAAGGTGAGCTGGTCGCGGCACTCATGGCGAGTAAGTTACCAATCGCAACCGTGTTTAGAAAGTCAAATCCAGTCATTTTACTGAAGCTCTTTAAACCGAAAACCCGAGTATAGAGGATAATCAAAATGTACAGTACGACCGTGCCCACCAGTACTTCTGGCATGATCTCAATTTTATCTGTAAAGTGTTTCCAGTTGATTTCCATAATAGTTTTGATTCGTTATGAGGTTAGTTTCGCTTTCGCGAAAGCGGACTTTTTAAAAGCTTTTCCTGCAATATAGAGTTTTGTTTGAGGGTTCCTTACCTTACAAATACATCAGAAACCTGTTTTCAATTCTATAGCTATATCATATTGTAGGGGAGATTTACATAAAGGACGGTATATATTGTCCTTGCCTATCTCCTTGAGCTCCATGACGACTAGATTCCGGTTGTCTTGTAATTCTTGAAAGGTGTTGTCCACAAACTGAGCAGAGGATATATCGTCCTGATAGTAGCGCAAGCGATCCTTGCCTTTTGACTCACTTTCAGTCGCTAGCATTTCTTCTTCATTAGACAATTGGTAGCTCACTTTGTAAGGGTGTTTTTCTTTTTTCTTTTTTGATTTACTGTGCATGGCAAAAACAGCATTGACCTCGGTAGCTCCTGGTGTTAAACTCTTTTTGCTATTGGTACTGGATAAAAGTATCAGAGAAGATAGTGCCAACAAAAATGTGGTGCAGCGTAACTGTATCATAAGTTTTCTTTTATTTTGTGGACAATCTTCCTCAAAAATAACTCAAACCTAACCTGCTAAACAGGATCAGACTCGTATTTTTACCCAAATTTTAAGATCCATATTATGAAGTTTTTTATTGATACCGCAAATCTGGAACAGATTGCAGATGCTCAAGATCTAGGCGTACTGGATGGAGTGACTACCAACCCAAGTCTTATGGCTAAAGAAGGTATTACGGGACAAGATAATATCATCAACCACTATAAGAAAATTTGTGAAATTGTTGACGGCGATGTGAGTGCCGAGGTAATTTCAACAGATTTTGACGGTATGGTGCGCGAGGGAGAAGCTCTTGCAAAACTTCACAAACAGATAGTTGTTAAAATTCCTATGATCAAAGATGGTGTAAAAGCGATCAAGTATTTTTCTGATAAAGGAATAAAAACCAATTGTACTCTCGTTTTTAGTGCTGGACAAGCCTTGCTTGCTGCTAAAGCTGGTGCAACTTATGTTTCTCCATTTATCGGGAGATTAGACGATATAAGTACAGACGGGCTGAACCTCATTGCAGAGATCCGTTTGATATATGACAATTATGGATTTGAAACAGAGATCTTAGCAGCGTCGGTACGTCATACCATGCATATTTTAGAATGCGCTAAACTAGGAGCTGATGTAATGACTGGACCATTATCTTCTATTGAAGGTTTGTTAAAACACCCATTGACAGATATAGGACTGGCTAAGTTCCTTGAGGATTATAAAAAAGGAAACTCCTAAGGTCACTTTATTTCATAAACTAAAAGCCCGAGATTCGAAGGAATCTCGGGCTTTTTTATATGCTTTTGAAATGTCACCTATTTATATATCCCAGTAAGGTAGATTCTATCTTATAATAAAATAGATTGATATTAGGATCTATTATGGTCAACTTGCGATCCACTACCATGCTGCGGTTGCTGTTGCGCAGTGCTAATTGTCTATTGATTGCTGACTTATCGTAAAGTTGGTATTCTCTAGAGTTTCTAAAGTCATTGTTAGCTATGATATCTTGCCACTGGTCAAAATCCAACTGGTCGATGTTAATTCCTATAAATTCAATTTCTGGATACTTTAATTGTAAGTCCTTTACTTGATCATGAATGCTCAAGGCATAATCCTTGTCTTGAATCGACCAATAATACAATACGGTTAATTTTTTTACCTGTTTACTAAGGCTTGTGCGCTCATTATCCATGTTCCGCAAGTCAAAATCAGGTAACTCATTCCCTGGATCCAGGCTTATATAAGTTGCCGCCATTTGGGCAATCTCTTCATTGATTTTTTCGTCTGTAGAAATGGCAAGAAAATCCTTAACCAGCAAATTAATCTCTTCGGCATTTTTACGGCCGCGTATGAAATTACGTATTTCACCTGCTACAAAAACGTTTTGAAGCTGGTCATTCTCAAATAAGCTGTCTATCACTTTAAGACGTTCTTTATTGTATATGTAATTGTTTAGGTCAATATCTTTTGAAGACCTTTTTGACAGGTTGCGATAAGCTAAATTAGAAGCTAGGGCATTGACATATGGTCGGTACGCAAAGTTGTTAAGAAGCTTAGGTAAATCGATCTCTACCCTATTTCTATGCGCAAAAAATTCCTCTGGGACGTTGACATCTTTGTCTATATAGATGTTACTGTCGTGAATGATAGGGTAGCGTTCAAGCTCATAATAGCTGTTGAGCTTGATGATAAACTCTGCAAACTCAACAAACCTAGGGTTGAAAACATATTTTTTACTTGCTTCCTTGAGCTTTGCCAGTCGTTCTTCTTTGACTTTATGAACGTTGTCGTAAAATACACGCGGTGATTTATTCTCAAACTTCAACATGTCCATATTTGAATCCTCAATTTGTGAGAATAGATTGATCAAAAAAGTATTCTCTCGATCATGTGTCCCAGTAAAAGCTATAGTTTCGTCAAAAGCTCTTGTGTTAGCTCTGATACTTAAGCTATCTCCTTGATCAAGAAAAACCCATTGGGACTCTCCTGGATAGAATATGGTATAAAGGCCAGAATCTAACTTGTCAAATGTTTTTCTAAAAATCCCTTCTTCATCCAGCTGTAAAGTGTCATGCACATTGTCATAATTAGTTAAAACGACATAGGAATATTTTGGGTTTACAATCTTACCGCTCACACTAGTAATGGTAGGCTTGTCTTCTTCACAGGATAATAGAGAGGCAAACAGGAGCATTCCTATAATGTAATAATATGCTTTTGAAGTTCGCTTTCGCGAAAGCGTAAAAATTTCAATCATGATGGCACTTGTGGGTAGGTTACAAAAAAAACGGATCTCACCCAGTCAACGAGTTAATGGGCTGTTAAAAAGGGGGTTGTTCGTTTGTGTGAAAACCCTTTATTAATCGTATTTTTGCAGCCTTAAAAATCAAATTATGCTTACGGTTTCTAATCTTTCAGTTCAATTCGGTAAACGCGTCTTATTTGACGAGGTCAATGCCAAATTTGGCGGGAGTAATTGCTATGGAATCATCGGTGCTAACGGTGCAGGAAAGTCTACCTTTCTTAAAATTATGACTGGTAAGATGGAGCCTACCAGCGGTCATGTGCATCTAGAGGCAGGAAAACGCATGAGTGTTCTAGAACAAGATCACAACGCGCATGATAAGGATACGGTGCTGGAAACCGTTCTTAAAGGAAACAAGCCTCTACATAAATTGAAATCTGAAATCGATGCATTGTATGCCGATTATACTGATGAGAATGCAGAGAAGATAGGAGAGTTACAAGTGCTGTTTGAAGAAATGGACGGCTGGAATGCAGATAGTGCTGCGGCATCTTTACTTTCTAATCTTGGGATAGGCGAGGAGTACCATTACACTCTAATGGAGGACATGGATAATAAACTGAAGGTGCGTGTGCTTTTAGCCCAGGCATTATTCGGTAATCCAGATGTCTTGATCATGGATGAGCCTACTAATGATCTGGATTATGAGACGATTAACTGGTTAGAGAATTTCTTAGCTAACTATGAAAATACAGTGATTGTAGTGTCGCATGACCGTCACTTTCTAGATGCGGTTTGTACTAATATTGCAGATATCGATTTCGGTAAAGTAAATCAGTACAGTGGTAATTATACCTTCTGGTACGAATCTTCCCAGCTCGCTGCAAGGCAACGCCAACAAGCTAACAAGAAAGCAGAGGAAAAGAAAAAAGAATTACAAGAGTTCATTGCAAGATTCAGCGCAAACGTAGCCAAATCAAAGCAAGCGACTTCGCGTAAAAAGATGATCGAGAAATTAGATATTTCAGAGATTAAACCATCTTCCAGACGCTATCCTGCCATCATTTTTGATCGCGATAGAGAAGCGGGAGATCAAATTCTTAATGTAGAAAAACTAACAGGATCGGTGGACGGTGAAGTTTTGTTCAAAGACATTAATTTGAACGTTGCCAAAGGCGATAAAATCATCCTTTATTCTAAAGACAGCCGTGCGACCTCGTTGTTCTACGATATCATCAATGGCAAGACTAAAGCTGATTCTGGCGAATTTCAGTGGGGAGTTACTACCACGCAAAGTTATTTACCAGTAGACAATTCAGAATATTTTGATACTGATATGAATCTGGTAGATTGGCTGCGTCAATATGCGCAGACAGAAGAAGAACGTGAAGAGGTATTTCTACGTGGATTTTTAGGGAAAATGATTTTCTCTGGAGAAGAAGCCTTGAAAAGCGCCCGTGTCCTTTCAGGAGGTGAAAAAGTACGCTGCATGCTTTCCAGAATGATGATGAAGCGTGCCAATGTATTGATGGTAGATGAACCTACCAACCACCTAGACCTAGAATCCATTCAAGCATTCAACAATAGTTTGAAAAACTTTAAAGGCACCGTGTTGTTGACCACACACGATCATGAGTTTGCACAAACTGTGGGTAATCGAGTAGTAGAATTGACGCCTAATGGAGTAATTGACCGCTATAGCACATTTGAAGATTACATGGACGATAAGAAAATTAAAGAGTTGCGACAAAAAATGTACAACTCATAGATGTTCTAGCTGTCCATCTTTAATAGATAGGCATCATCTTTGCGCTAGTTCCCGTGAATTGTAATTAACTTTGTTGAAGAGTATCCATTATGGGAATTTTATCACGTCGCAAAAATAAAAAATACTCCTACGAGCCACGCTATTACCAGAATAAGGACAAGGATGGCAATCCATTTGAGATCAAACATAAATTTGATGATCAACGTTCCACCATTCATAACCATGGTTTAAAGGGCAAGTTTCACAATGCCCTACGTGACTACAAGGAAGGCACAGATCGCATCGCGAGAAATCGCATTTATATCATTGCGGCGATCCTGATCTTACTTTTTCTATGGCTCATCGATTTTGACCTATCCATCTTTAGCATTTAATTGACTTCATGTCAGACATCATTCGTTTATTACCAGATCATGTAGCAAACCAGATTGCGGCCGGTGAGGTTGTCCAAAGACCAGCTAGTGTGGTTAAAGAATTGATGGAAAATGCGATTGACGCTTCCGCGAAAGCGATTACCCTCATCATTAAGGATGCTGGTAAAACATTAGTCCAGGTCATCGACGACGGTAAAGGAATGAGCACCACTGATGCCCGAATGGCATTTGAACGTCACGCCACTTCTAAGATTTCCACTGCACAAGATTTATTCAATTTGGCCACCAAAGGTTTTAGAGGAGAAGCCTTAGCCTCTGTAGCTGCAATCGCGCATGTGAGTGTCAAAACCAGACGGGAAAATGACGATCTAGGCACCCAGATCGACATTGAAGGTAGTAAAGTGACATCTCAAGAACCTGTAGTAACTCCTGTCGGAACCATGATCAGCGTTCGTAATTTATTTTACAACGTTCCTGCTCGTAGAAAATTCTTGAAATCTGACAGCGTGGAGCTGCGCAATATTACCAACGAGTTCCATCGCGTTGCGATGGCGCATCCACAGATTGCTTTTCGCTTTGTGAACAATGACAGCGAGCTGTTCAATCTGCCGGCCAGCACCTACAGGCATCGCATTGTCAATATCATGGGTTCCCGAGTCGACGATAAGCTGGTGCCCATAAAAGAACAAACAGAACTGGTCAATATTCAAGGCTATGTAGGTAAGCCTGAATTTGCACGTAAAACTAAGGGGCTGCAATATTTTTTTGTCAATGATAGATTCATCAAACATTCCTATCTGCACCATGCAGTAGTGAGTGCTTTTGAAGGCTTATTGCCAGATAAAGCAAACCCCAGTTATTTTTTATATCTAGACGTTCCACCAGATAGTGTAGATATCAATATTCACCCTACCAAGACGGAAGTCAAATTTGAGGACGAACACAGTTTATACGCTATTGTTCGTGCCAGTGTTAAGCATGCTTTGGGACAATTCAGTATTGACGCCATAGATTTTCAAAAAGATACGGAACTCGACTTGCCTTATGAGACGATCAAAAATGGAGCACAAGCACCCAGAATTGAAGTAGACCCTGATTTCAATCCTTTTCAGCCTTCGGGTTCTTCCCACAGTCAAAAAACCAATTCACATTACCACCCTAAACCAGCGGGCAATTGGGACGCACTGTATGCAGGATTAGAAGAAAAATCAACGTTAACTGATGAAGGTTCATTAGAGCCAGCATCAGAAACGCTGTTTTCAAGTACGGAATCTACCACCACTAATATTTTTCAGCTACAGCGCAAGTACATTATCAGCACCTTGCAAAGTGGCTTGCTAGTCATCAATCAAAACAGGGCGCATGAGCGCGTTTTGTACGAGCAATTGCTGCGACAACTAACCGTGCAAAACGGCGTGAGTCAACAGCTTTTATTTCCTATACAATGGGAACGTCCCATAGAAGAGGTACAGATTTTATCCCAGCTGCAACAAGAGTTAGAAAGCGTAGGTTTTCTATTTAAAAATATAGGACAAAATATTGTCGAGATTGAAGGTTTGCCACTAGATTTAAAATCAGCTGATGTGGAAAGCCTTTTAGATTCTATCATCAAATTCCAACAAGAGGAATTGCCAGACGCAAATTTTTCTCATGTGGATCGATTGGCTTCCCGTATGGCTACCAGCATGGCGTTAAAAACTGGTGATGCGCTCAATGCACAGCAAATGCAACAATTGATTGACGAATTGTTTGCCTGCAAAGAGCCAGAATTGACAGCCCAAGGCAAGAAAGTTTTTACAACTATTACAGGAGAACACCTGAACGCAAAATTTAATTAATACATGTTTGATAACATTTCACCAGTAGTAAAGAATTTGCTCATTTTAAATGTAGTCGTCTTTATAGGTGCTGGTTTTATAGCCCCAGAACTCTCTGATGATTTAACCTTGTGGTATTATCAAAATCCTAAATTTCAGGTTTGGCAAATCGTGACCCACATGTTTATGCATGGCAGTATCATGCATATTGTATTCAATATGTACGCTTTGCTCATCTTTGGTCCACCGCTGGAGCGATGGATGGGAACTAACAAGTTCATTTTTTTCTACTTTGCCTCTGGAATCGGTGCTTATTTATTGACAACAGTTATTGATTTTATAGAATATCAAAGTATTGTAAGTGAGTTGGCTGGTCAAGGTTATGGAGCACAGGAAATAACAGAGATCATTTTCACTCCTAATCGCGGCACTAATTTATGGCAAGGAATGGTAGGCGCCAGCGGTTGTATCTTCGGTGTGTTAGCTGGTTTTGCTTACATGTATCCTAATATAAAACTACAGATCTTATTTATACCTTACCCCATTGCTGCAAAATGGCTGATAGGCGCTTATGTGTTGTATGAAACATTGAGTACATTCGGGATATTAAGTTTACAAGATAATGTAGGACATGCGGCGCATTTAGGCGGTGCCATCTTTGGATTTATTATGGTCTGGTACTGGAAGCGCAATGATATGGACAGTTATAGAATTGATTGATGGATTTTTTAGACAACCTTAAACTTAAATATGCCCAGCTCGACTTGAGTGGGAAATTGGTCGTATGGGTTAGTTTGACAACCCTTTTGTTTTGGTTGTTGGGCTATTTATACAACCCTATCACAGACTGGTTTGGTATACCAGCGGGATTTGTGCCTGCG of the Nonlabens marinus S1-08 genome contains:
- a CDS encoding ABC-F family ATP-binding cassette domain-containing protein, producing the protein MLTVSNLSVQFGKRVLFDEVNAKFGGSNCYGIIGANGAGKSTFLKIMTGKMEPTSGHVHLEAGKRMSVLEQDHNAHDKDTVLETVLKGNKPLHKLKSEIDALYADYTDENAEKIGELQVLFEEMDGWNADSAAASLLSNLGIGEEYHYTLMEDMDNKLKVRVLLAQALFGNPDVLIMDEPTNDLDYETINWLENFLANYENTVIVVSHDRHFLDAVCTNIADIDFGKVNQYSGNYTFWYESSQLAARQRQQANKKAEEKKKELQEFIARFSANVAKSKQATSRKKMIEKLDISEIKPSSRRYPAIIFDRDREAGDQILNVEKLTGSVDGEVLFKDINLNVAKGDKIILYSKDSRATSLFYDIINGKTKADSGEFQWGVTTTQSYLPVDNSEYFDTDMNLVDWLRQYAQTEEEREEVFLRGFLGKMIFSGEEALKSARVLSGGEKVRCMLSRMMMKRANVLMVDEPTNHLDLESIQAFNNSLKNFKGTVLLTTHDHEFAQTVGNRVVELTPNGVIDRYSTFEDYMDDKKIKELRQKMYNS
- the mutL gene encoding DNA mismatch repair endonuclease MutL, which produces MSDIIRLLPDHVANQIAAGEVVQRPASVVKELMENAIDASAKAITLIIKDAGKTLVQVIDDGKGMSTTDARMAFERHATSKISTAQDLFNLATKGFRGEALASVAAIAHVSVKTRRENDDLGTQIDIEGSKVTSQEPVVTPVGTMISVRNLFYNVPARRKFLKSDSVELRNITNEFHRVAMAHPQIAFRFVNNDSELFNLPASTYRHRIVNIMGSRVDDKLVPIKEQTELVNIQGYVGKPEFARKTKGLQYFFVNDRFIKHSYLHHAVVSAFEGLLPDKANPSYFLYLDVPPDSVDINIHPTKTEVKFEDEHSLYAIVRASVKHALGQFSIDAIDFQKDTELDLPYETIKNGAQAPRIEVDPDFNPFQPSGSSHSQKTNSHYHPKPAGNWDALYAGLEEKSTLTDEGSLEPASETLFSSTESTTTNIFQLQRKYIISTLQSGLLVINQNRAHERVLYEQLLRQLTVQNGVSQQLLFPIQWERPIEEVQILSQLQQELESVGFLFKNIGQNIVEIEGLPLDLKSADVESLLDSIIKFQQEELPDANFSHVDRLASRMATSMALKTGDALNAQQMQQLIDELFACKEPELTAQGKKVFTTITGEHLNAKFN
- a CDS encoding calcium/sodium antiporter; this translates as MSILYLLLGFILLVAGGEFLVRSSVGLSLKLNLSRMIIGLTVVSFATSAPELIVSIQGALSGFSGLAVGNVVGSNIANIGIVLGVTALIAPLGMEKDFFKFNWPWMVFFSFLGYGLLKWGNDLLRWEGLLLLALLAVFLAALIRKARKEPAAVTVDIDVNEDGTSSPWWKIIVFLILGGIALWLGSEWLVKGAVQIATQLAIPESVIAVSMVAVGTSVPELAASVIAALKKEKAISLGNLVGSNIFNLGSVLGITALIEPIYLDGDNLRLLNNDIWWMVGFALILLPLAYLPKKYIISRFKGLFLLISYGLFLYFAFSTL
- a CDS encoding DUF421 domain-containing protein, which codes for MEINWKHFTDKIEIMPEVLVGTVVLYILIILYTRVFGLKSFSKMTGFDFLNTVAIGNLLAMSAATSSPSLFVGALLIGLLYLINYLVTVLMFKSDTGQNLMDNSPILLMRDGKILEENLEKTKVTKDELRGKLREANVIRLSEVRAVVLETTGDVSVLHTDGDEKLEDFIMTDVRDY
- a CDS encoding rhomboid family intramembrane serine protease gives rise to the protein MFDNISPVVKNLLILNVVVFIGAGFIAPELSDDLTLWYYQNPKFQVWQIVTHMFMHGSIMHIVFNMYALLIFGPPLERWMGTNKFIFFYFASGIGAYLLTTVIDFIEYQSIVSELAGQGYGAQEITEIIFTPNRGTNLWQGMVGASGCIFGVLAGFAYMYPNIKLQILFIPYPIAAKWLIGAYVLYETLSTFGILSLQDNVGHAAHLGGAIFGFIMVWYWKRNDMDSYRID
- a CDS encoding TlpA family protein disulfide reductase, which encodes MIEIFTLSRKRTSKAYYYIIGMLLFASLLSCEEDKPTITSVSGKIVNPKYSYVVLTNYDNVHDTLQLDEEGIFRKTFDKLDSGLYTIFYPGESQWVFLDQGDSLSIRANTRAFDETIAFTGTHDRENTFLINLFSQIEDSNMDMLKFENKSPRVFYDNVHKVKEERLAKLKEASKKYVFNPRFVEFAEFIIKLNSYYELERYPIIHDSNIYIDKDVNVPEEFFAHRNRVEIDLPKLLNNFAYRPYVNALASNLAYRNLSKRSSKDIDLNNYIYNKERLKVIDSLFENDQLQNVFVAGEIRNFIRGRKNAEEINLLVKDFLAISTDEKINEEIAQMAATYISLDPGNELPDFDLRNMDNERTSLSKQVKKLTVLYYWSIQDKDYALSIHDQVKDLQLKYPEIEFIGINIDQLDFDQWQDIIANNDFRNSREYQLYDKSAINRQLALRNSNRSMVVDRKLTIIDPNINLFYYKIESTLLGYINR
- a CDS encoding glutamine synthetase III family protein, which gives rise to MSTLRFQAIKETLNRQPVVVKEPARRSEIFGKHVFNKAAMRQHLTKQAYKSVMAAMENGAKIDREIADHISTGMKEWSIQNGATHYTHWFQPLTGSTAEKHDAFFELEPDGEVMEKFGGGQLVQQEPDASSFPNGGIRNTFEARGYTAWDPTSPAFIMGTTLCIPTVFVAYTGEALDYKTPLLRSLQSIDQAATAVCKYFDKNVNKTIATLGWEQEYFLIDSALASSRPDLDLSGRTLLGHASAKGQQLDDHYFGAIPSRVLNFMRDMETECMLLGIPVKTRHNEVAPNQFELAPIFEEANLAVDHNSLLMDVMRKVASRHHFKVLFHEKPFAGINGSGKHNNWSLSTNTGVNLLSPGSTPMKNLQFLTFFINTIKAVHDHEELLRATIASASNDHRLGANEAPPAIISVFIGSQLTKVLDELEKVTDGKLSPEEKTDLKLNVVGKIPEVILDNTDRNRTSPFAFTGNKFELRAVGSTANCANPMTVLNAIVAKQLMEFKEEVDALIKGKKLKKDEAIFNVLRDYIKKSKKIRFEGDGYGEAWEKEAKKRGLSNNKTTPTALKAKISKKSIALFEDLNIMSRVESEARYEIEIEDYAMRIQIEGRLLGDIARNHVIPTAIKYQNTLIENVRGLKEIYGKDFKKVAHEQMLIIEEISDHMANINKGITDMTEARKKANNAKDAVETAHLYCDEVKPFFEDIRYHCDKLEILVDDELWPITKYRELLFTK
- the fsa gene encoding fructose-6-phosphate aldolase: MKFFIDTANLEQIADAQDLGVLDGVTTNPSLMAKEGITGQDNIINHYKKICEIVDGDVSAEVISTDFDGMVREGEALAKLHKQIVVKIPMIKDGVKAIKYFSDKGIKTNCTLVFSAGQALLAAKAGATYVSPFIGRLDDISTDGLNLIAEIRLIYDNYGFETEILAASVRHTMHILECAKLGADVMTGPLSSIEGLLKHPLTDIGLAKFLEDYKKGNS